One part of the Mangrovibacillus cuniculi genome encodes these proteins:
- the yabP gene encoding sporulation protein YabP — MDSTGGKTVEHDVTMRGRKVIEITGVKQVESFDSEEFLLETVMGFLSIRGQNLQMKNLDVDKGVVSIKGKVYDLVYVDEHGGDKAKGLFSKLFK; from the coding sequence ATGGATTCTACTGGTGGGAAAACAGTTGAGCATGACGTTACCATGAGAGGTCGCAAGGTAATTGAGATTACAGGAGTTAAACAGGTTGAGAGCTTTGATAGTGAAGAATTTCTATTGGAAACCGTGATGGGCTTTTTATCGATTAGAGGACAGAACCTACAAATGAAAAATCTGGATGTAGATAAAGGTGTTGTCTCGATAAAAGGGAAAGTCTATGATCTAGTTTATGTGGATGAGCATGGTGGGGATAAAGCTAAGGGTCTATTTAGTAAGTTATTCAAATGA
- a CDS encoding RNA-binding S4 domain-containing protein — MRLDKFLKVSRLIKRRTLAKEVADQGRILVNGQEAKASTNVKVGDELTVRFGQRLMSVQVERLQETSKKEEAATMYKVVKEERLKDPVFEE, encoded by the coding sequence ATGAGACTAGATAAATTCCTAAAAGTATCACGATTAATTAAGCGTAGAACACTAGCGAAAGAAGTTGCAGATCAAGGTCGTATCCTTGTAAACGGTCAAGAAGCAAAAGCTAGTACAAATGTAAAAGTCGGAGATGAGCTAACTGTTCGCTTTGGCCAGCGTTTAATGTCTGTTCAAGTAGAACGATTACAAGAAACCTCTAAGAAAGAGGAAGCGGCAACAATGTATAAAGTGGTAAAAGAAGAGAGATTAAAAGATCCTGTTTTTGAAGAATAA